Within Primulina tabacum isolate GXHZ01 chromosome 5, ASM2559414v2, whole genome shotgun sequence, the genomic segment GAAGGAGCAGAACGTTTCTTTCCCTTCCATTTTGGTCCTTTCTTCGTCCCAGACGAGGATCCAACTAGGAAAACaggtttttccttttttatggTAACTTCATATGTAGTAagcatattgactagctcttcaaggctagccacaagcttgttcatattaaaattcACCACAAACCCATCAAACGATGCTGGCAGTGACAGTAATAGGATGTCTGTAGATAACTCATTTGGCAAAACTATTTCTAGTCCTACCAATTTTTCgatgagcccaatcatccttacaccatgctcatggaccgaggccccatctcgcaagcgtgtagtcatgagctccttgacgGCCGCATGCCTCAAGGGACGAGTCTGTGCACAATACAACTCTTGTAGGTGCGTGTAAATGTCGGTGGCATTTACAACATCCTCAAACCGCCTCTGtaattcatttgacatagaagctaGCATATAGCTCTttgctttcaagtcatggtcccACCATTTCTCTAGCTTTGCCAATTCATCAGCAGGTGCATTGGCTGCTGCCTCTTTTGGAGGAGCTTTATTGAGCACATATGCTATTTTTTTCagaatttaaaacaatttttaaattccTTAGCCAGTCCTGATAATTTGGTCCGGTTAACTTGTTTTGATCAAGAATCGCAGATAATGGATTTCGTGTCGCCATCGTAAACATACTGAAATTTGAAACAGATAAAGTTATTgactattttaaatattttataagacgtaaaatatggagttttatttttacgaattttctcccactattttgacattttcaccaccctctgatgtaAAATGGGAAATCTAATTTCCTTAGTgagtacgtaaggtccaattgcTAAATCATGATCCCAATTATCTTGgcaaatcacaatttccaaaaggtagagcccaattgcaactccttgcaaccatcacgtaattttgcctcacgtttgatGAGAGCCCATTATAGGTGCTCTTTCTCTTTACGTGTCAATCcagacccatcaatattgaaccttattggacggtcgccatgagatccCCATTATCTGGGCCAatgtcatgggagttccacgtagttcacatcaactatgtcagtggaagtcacagctttccggcgtccaaaCCTCCCCATTATCTAGGCCAAGgtctgtccgcgggtagcgatcaacatgcaaccaccgttgatggaaggcacggaaatattaaactttcttttaatttttccttttaatgagcttgatataaattttgaatcttattcaaaatgagggattttaattttaaaatctcaTGTCgtatttgtttgtttgtttgtcggattcatgcaactatgtTTTATCCATGCAACGTCATACgtataaataaaacatacaaACAACATTCATCATACATCACATGCATAATAAATAAATGTAGATGATTACGGCCTTTTCCTATGTGATCCACGTGAGTCACATCGTGGATCATTGGTCTGTCTAGGGTAATGCAGGTATGCAATGCAATCCTATTACATTGCAGCTTCCATTTTACAAGTCTTCATTCCTCTGCTCCTTCTTCTATTCTATACCTCCCACTTATTCTAATGAATTACATTTAACTATTAAATCATGAAAACAGTAGAATAGGGATACAAACCGAGGTGGGTAACATCAGAAAAAGAGAGAGTGAGCTCGCAGGCTCAATTAAATATTACaactttaatatttaataaataccTAAACATTCACCTAAACACATTTGTCGGGGCCCGTAATCATCCACCATGCAAATATCTCCATATATgcaataatattaattaattacatcacatgtaattaataatattatttaattacatcacatgtaattaataatattaattaattacatcgcatataattaatttaatatatcgTTTCCATCAATCGTATTTCAGTTCAAAAttgaatcaataaattaaataaaacaaatttatttaatttctaatcgattaattttaaactttatggtaaaatcatattttacctttaatcataatattaattgaagataagattaataaattaaataaaacaattttatttaatttctaattaatCAAACTCTCAATTAATTGTAAAATCCTTATTTTacacttaataaattaaaaatcatattttttaataaattaagttatacgattaaataattgaaaaatatgATCTCCAAAAAAATCGATAATATGTGCCATACTAAttggattttattattattattttaaatccaaTAAGATATgaccaaataaaaaattttcccAGCACTGTTCATCTTCTTTCTTGAAAATACAATTACTATGCATGGAATCTGCTTCGGTCATTAAACTCTGAACATTGTTCGGTTTTTATGCAATAGCAACTGGGACAATCCCAGTGCCTTACCGACCGCTCGTAGCAAAAAGATTGGGACGATTCCAGTGTCTATCACCAACACATCTTCTCACCTGCTTCGCTTAGCATCTTTATGCTCGCGCGAAGACTTTTCAAGCACACGAAGCTTGTGCACAGGCGGGTTCTTCGCCTTGTGCATGTGGAGGCAGAAGTCCAACTTCCACCTCACGTTGCCGCCATTCATGCACTTATGATGCTCGATATTTGGAGCCAATTTTTCAGATCCGACCATTATCCTTTCCGATCCGGTTAATCGATTAATTTTGGAAACGatctataaattaattatcgcacaaaaatatgaatcaaaccgcaaactggctctgataccactgttgggttGTCCCGGAAACCAAATCTAAAACTGCAGcggaaattaaaatattttcagatctACAATCTTCCGGGGACGATCGAttgcatttgattcatattttagTGATAcgtgtaaattaaattaaatacacaaATAGAGATTACCACACGACCTAGATCGTGGTGACGACAATCTTGTCCAAATCAGACCGCACGGTTTGACTTTGCCGCTACCATGAACCGCCAAAATCCGGTACACCAACTATATGAATCTACCTCAAAATAGTTGGCACTAGTCAACTATCTGATTTTCTCCGAACAAATTAAGAAGCACGAAATATGAATAAAAGTTTTTAGTGAAAATAGCCGAGAACCAAGAGATAAAAGATAACTCTTTTAGAGAACCATTCTCTGCTATTATATATTCTCGGTTACTCCAATTTTTCCACAAACATTATTATTACAAGTGACCCTATCAATTCAATGCATTCACGTTCTTGTGCATTTCCTCATAAATGCATGTctccttttatttatttatttattttttttaattaaaaaaatatatataatatatttacacacacacacacacacacacatatatatatatatatatatatatatatctattaaCATGTATGTGTCGAcatatgtgtctatatatatataatattattttgaatatttgaatataaatttgatatcatatatcacatcaaatattcaacaaatgcaatatttaaaaataataataatttttattcgaTTTTTTGTGCTATCTTATAATCACTATTATAAGACTtgaaatttaatcatattaaatttctgattattaaattcaaatctttgaatttaattattaaactcaactccttgaatttaataattatattcgGGTAGATAACAATCAGTATTTGTGTAACCCTCAATGGaccagggatacagctagttgtgggttcacaacttctttgtgattcagaacaacatttgttcttattcgagcttaccctaattagcttcattcttttcatcaaccctTTGATCAAGAATATCAGAACTCaattctgattgcacccatcggatcatggtaagagcgtctagtagcatcgtcccatgatctcctaggtatcactgatagtgcctgcaagagcCTTATGCTATGGTTAAtgtatagtacggtcccttcaaccaagtatatcccgatcgaatctgcaaccattggtatatcgagagttgctaattaattcgataacaatgtgatgtatctttgagtaataataacGGCATCTGATATGCAACTAGAGAACCAccttccctaaagcacatttcatgctctggccagagacttcTTGCACTATtaattcatcagatcacataggatatcttcacccgtaggtgagcggcgaattcccgactacaatatattggctcctacgtatttcgaaactacacccaacctcgctaCCTTATGACCCTCAGTGgaatcggtaaacgagtcaaagtgcAGGCTAGTACGCAGAGCCTccatgttgtcccgggtcaaaggactaatggtgtacaaccataaccacggactattccactcgataaatgaaaaccacttggaaagtacgagggagggttgttcagtccatcatcatatgatcacccatctgtatgAATGGACCTCTCCATGTCCTTgtcaatgaaacatgacgttttcatcacagatgctagtctcaagctcgagcgacctttatccttattttaggcggctgaatcgactaggaaccaatttagaatatacagtacacttcctaatgagtttcatgatcttacgttgaaaggcagacctcatggtacttattgtatattcaagaactttatctatgcagcttgcatgggtatacagataaagtaaatgtcataatatgatcataaaatattattcaaataaagattgttttacattagagtcaataaaaccctagccacaagttggcttgccgggcacctactctaacaattggTATCTATCCCATTGACAGACAATACCTTGAGCAATCCTGAGATTAATCTAACGAATGACGTAGAAACACAAGCATCATGGACAAAAGAACGGATAAGTGGCATTGCTCTAATAATATCACAAAGATAATTTGGATCGTCCGAATCACGACGCAAAGAAACTTTtctttgattaataattaatcgTCGTTGGTTTTTTGATTCTTCAATAAAAAAGGTCTCCGGGCTATTCATGACGCAAAGAAACTTTTCTTTCTGAGTGCATACATCCTTCAAAAGATCATGCATTCCACAATACTTTGGGGCCTCTCGTGAATTATGTTGGTGGACGAAGATCAGATTTCTATCAATAAGATCTTTCAAGTACTCCATTGCAAGCACCTCAACACAATTAGACCCACTTGGTTTCACAAATCCCTCAGCAACCCATAGCTTGATCACAGTAGCTACTGGTATGCCAACAAAATGTCGCAGAAAAAAGCCGATATAAAGAAAACATGCTTTCAAATGATGGGGCAAGTAATCATAACTTAAAGATAATATCTCTAAGATTAGATCATCGGCAGTCTTCAAGACCGAGTTCAAGTTTTCGGCAACATATTTCCAGTATTCTTTACTCATGCTCTCCTTTCTGAGATGTCCTGCGATAACAGATATTGCTAAAGGAAGATCTCGGCAACGTATTGCCATCAGCTTTCCAATTTCAACCAGATCAGGCGGGCAATCGTTATGCAAAAATATCTCCTTACAAAGTAGACGCCAACTCGAATCGTCATCTAAAAGTTTCATATCATGATAAGAGCGACAAGAGTTGGCATATGTGGCCACTTTCGATTGCCTGGTCGTTAAAATGATTCGACTATTATTATCATTTTCTGGAGAAGACTTCTTTATATCATCCAATGCCTGTGTACTCCAAACATCATCCAATACAATTAAATACTTTCTACCATATAAACTTTGATATAGACGCTGCTCACCGTTCCTTTGCCCATCCAAGCAGGGTACTCCAATGTCTTTTAGAATGGCTAAAACTATTTCTTGGGCATTATACGTTTGAGATATTGTGACCCACCCACGAATGTCAAAAGTTTCCTTGATCAGCTGACTATTAAACAAGATGGAAGCGAGAGTTGTCTTACCAACGCCACCCATACCGACTATCGGTACGATGTCAAGCGCCGATCGTCCTCCTACTAGTTGTTCCAGTATCCTTGTCTCCAGATCATTGTCTAATGCCACCATGGATTTACTGCCCCTCGAAGCTGGCCCCGACAAACCAGCAATGGTATAAATCGCCCGCTCGTGCAAGCCACTTCCATCCTGCTGAATCTTCTTCGCTTTTTTTGCAACGGATTCGATATTCTTTATCACTTCTTCCATGCTTCGGGGGAATTTTTCGAATCTCTCATGCCTATCACTACCATACTTGTGCAGAAAGTGAGTGGCGATGAGAGATTCGAGGACGTCTTCTGCTTCATAAGCTGCATCTCTGATCTTTGTTATCAAGTCATTGGTTGCTCGGGTGCAAATAGGCGAGCAATCATCAAGAAAAGATATCAGGGAAGTAATACTCTCTTTAAAAGAGTCGAAATTATTCCTAGTACAAGTGAGGAAGTatggatcaaattcaagaatccGCTCCGAAGTTTGCAATAGAGACACAAGAGCAGCATACGCCATTGCTGAAACAAAGTAATGGAATCTTCAGAAACAGAAAATCGCAATGTCTTAAATGGTAAACAGGCTGTCTCTTTATCCCAACAAGTTACAACTCACTCACACAcaaatacaatatatatatatatatatatatatatattattttgtctTAGAAGTTCCACGTTGTGCATAAATTTATTCGTgtgaatattaaattaaatgaaacataaataacacatatttttaaaaggtcAACGTTTTAGCATGTTACTAAGCTGAATTTTGGTTTATTAAAGTTGCTGTGCAAAACGTGAATTTGAGTTTAATAGAATTGTTGTTATCATTTACTTATCTATACATCTATACATATTATAAAAGTGTGAACCAGGGTCAAATTTTTTCATTGTGCATTGTCAACTTTGTCCTTGTTTTGTACACAATTGATAATTTAGTAAGGATgttttagtaaaatcaattattatgataaggtcAAAATTGACAAACTACGCGTTTGTTGGATAAAGGTCAGGTTTgagaacatatttttttatatgaatactttcatttttattattatatatatttttctttagttATAGATAAAGTGAACATATTTTTTTCGACGACAATTCACATGtttgttgaaaataaaaatcgATCAAGTTTGAttgaaatatcaaaatattttttttttattattatacttaaagttaacatatttttacttaaaaaatatcaaaatattttgatttttattattatacttaaagttaacatatttttacttaaaaaatatcaaaatattttgattattattattatatttttttatttggttatagataaaatgaaaaatatttttttctacaAAAATCTACATATTTgttgaaaattgttttttttgaTTGAAATAAAgaatttttgtaattttgaaaaaatatttctctCTCTTATTATTATCTCCAATCTCTCTCCATAAGTTCCTCCCCGGTTGAAATTTCCTCACACAGATTCTAAATCCTTTGCCGCTTTCCACCAGTTCTCGCGCTGTAAGTCGTcaaaatttagaaaaaataCATATTCGAAAATATTTCGTCATAATCTTTCTATCGATTACCGATATTGAGGGGTATTTCGCAACGTAGTCGACGATCTTTTTCCTTCCGATCGTTCTTCCGCCTTCATCCACCGCACCGGGCCTCCGCCGTTGCTCGGACTTAAATTTTCAAGGCATTTGGAGTTCGAAATCTTGTCCTAGCTCGAGTTTCATAGGCTGCCGGTGAGTGATTTTTTAACTATCAATTTAGTTCGACTTGTGGTACCAGTTAGAGGGGGTTATTTCAATTTTCTTGCTGTTAGTCCCCCTGTTTCTGTGCAAAAATTCATCGAAAGACCTATTGTTGAATTTGTCTCTCTCTGTTTTTCTGTGGAGGAGGAAAAAAATCATACAATTTGGGGTAGGAATGTTGTGCAGTATTTTGTTTCAAAACTTTGTGAAGTTAACCACAATGGAGCACGTATAAGTTTCTTGTGCTTTTCAGTGGTATGGCTTTGCTCCCTTAACATGTTACATCCTTTCTCCGATCCGGTGATTCTTGTTTTCTTGCTTAGTCATGTTAGTTTGGGTCGTACGATTATATGTAATGATAATGATTTGCTCTATTTGTCATAGAATTCTATTTTTATGTCCTTGTAAACAATAAACCTTCTAAAATTTCTCCACAAATAGAAGCGGTGGACGATGTAAAATTTTAAAGGTGATTTCATTTGGATGAAGAAGTAACTTGTGAGCAGCACCTAAAGATTTAGTACCGAAAATGTTTGGTGTTAAGGAATAATAGTTTATCAGGAATCATCCCAAAAGCTTTGAGTAATTGCACAAGCTTGCAGATTATAGATCTCGGGCAAAATAGGCTAACAGGCAATATTCCAACTTGGGTAGGGATGTAGCTTTAGAATGATTACTGTTCTAAGCCCACGCTCCAATGAGTTCACTGGCAGCATACCTTTAAGCTTATGTGGCTTAACTGAACTTCAAATCTTAGACCTCTCATCAAACAAGGTTTCCGGAGCTATACCAAAATGCATATGGAATCTCAGCGCGATGACAATCGAAGATCACAGATTTGATCTATTTTCGAGTCAAGTTTTGGAATTTCTGGCTCTTTCAGTGATGGGGGACGACTACAGTAACTTTGCATCTATGTTAACATACTTAAATAGTGTGCATTTAAGGTGGAAAGGAAATGAGGTCAAGTACAGTAACTCTTACGGCCTGTTAGTCAACCTCATCGATCTTTCGGTGAATTACTCTCCATATGCCATAAAAGATAGGAGTTTCGATCGGAGATGTATATGTATcgagaaaataaaattgtatcAACCCGATCTCACAAAGATGAATTCATGATTTGAAGTTGAGATGAGCTTGAAATTAatgtataaattatattattatcaaaatatgtatatatagataattaaaaaaatcattacaTTGTATTGTTCAATGAAGTTGTACCATAAAATTAAGAAGATGAGCTGAGTTTTGAGGGTGAAAATGGTGGCCTTTAGTGATTTAATTTACGAAAGATAATAAATAATTGTCTTATTTATATTAGAGTtgcttatttattaatattgaaaattattgtTAACTAAacgtatattttaaaataattaattaattatgtaaacaaattaaattgtcttgagtaattaaattttaattataataaatttagtaTTATTGTCGTCTTACGTCGTCAAAACTTAGAAATAAATACATATTCGAAAAAATCTCGTCATAATCCTTCTATGATATCTATTGATTTTGGTACTAATAATTGGTATTTGTTATATCTTTGGATGTAGGTACAATCGTTGCGTCGCTTCGAGGTATCAACAGAAATTTTAGCCCATGTTTGTAGAATTTACAAAATTTCTATTTATTATGGGCAGAAAAGCTTCTTCCTCATATTCGAAGAGGTATTGATAAAAAGCCATATTTATTTAATGTCATTTGCATCTTTGATAATATATTGAACTAAAAAGTTGTAACTAATTGTGTTGCTAAACAGTAAGTTCTTTGAAGCAACCAATCCATCAGTTGAAAATCATACTAACCAAGGTACATCaaatgaaattttcaaatttgtagtatttaatt encodes:
- the LOC142544470 gene encoding putative late blight resistance protein homolog R1C-3, producing MAYAALVSLLQTSERILEFDPYFLTCTRNNFDSFKESITSLISFLDDCSPICTRATNDLITKIRDAAYEAEDVLESLIATHFLHKYGSDRHERFEKFPRSMEEVIKNIESVAKKAKKIQQDGSGLHERAIYTIAGLSGPASRGSKSMVALDNDLETRILEQLVGGRSALDIVPIVGMGGVGKTTLASILFNSQLIKETFDIRGWVTISQTYNAQEIVLAILKDIGVPCLDGQRNGEQRLYQSLYGRKYLIVLDDVWSTQALDDIKKSSPENDNNSRIILTTRQSKVATYANSCRSYHDMKLLDDDSSWRLLCKEIFLHNDCPPDLVEIGKLMAIRCRDLPLAISVIAGHLRKESMSKEYWKYVAENLNSVLKTADDLILEILSLSYDYLPHHLKACFLYIGFFLRHFVGIPVATVIKLWVAEGFVKPSGSNCVEVLAMEYLKDLIDRNLIFVHQHNSREAPKYCGMHDLLKDVCTQKEKFLCVMNSPETFFIEESKNQRRLIINQRKVSLRRDSDDPNYLCDIIRAMPLIRSFVHDACVSTSFVRLISGLLKVLSVNGIDTNC